Genomic segment of Apium graveolens cultivar Ventura chromosome 7, ASM990537v1, whole genome shotgun sequence:
GAAGATGGAAAAATCGAATGTCATCCTCTGCCCCTTCCGCCAGGATCTCCTACTAGCCCTTCGAGCTTGCCTAAATTAAGAACTCCTGCTACGGGAGATCATTCACCATGTCAGTTGTCGAAGTGGAAAAAAGGAAAGCTACTAGGAAGAGGCACTTTTGGCCATGTGTACCTTGGATTTAACAGGTAACTGGATTTCACAATGCaaatttttccttttttttttcttttgctgTAAACAAGAATGTGATTGTTAGAGTATTTTGTGATGTATGCTTCATTTACTTTTATTAGCAATTTCATGGATGTTCTTTAGTTGTGTAGCTTTAACTGAATCAGATGTTTATAGTATATTTTACTGATGCCGTGTGTCAAAATTGACAGTGAGAGTGGGCAAATGTGTGCAATAAAGGAAGTAAAGTTGGTTATAGATGACCAAACTTCGAAAGAATGTCTCAAGCAACTGAACCAGGTATCCATCCATGGTATTGCTACTTTGGTTTTTCATTTAACTGTACCTCAGGATGAAATATAATATGTTTTCCAGCGGCTACTCAATTGAGTGCATGGAATTCTAAGAATTTTAATTCTTGTGAGCAGGAGATCGCGTTGCTTAGTAAGCTGTCACAACGAAACATTGTTCAATACCTTGGAAGTGAACTGGTATAGTGATAAAatgttcaatttttttttctttctgaAAATTTATGTGTTCAAGTCCAGAAGTTTATCCTCAAATTTAATATGCATAGTTATGCATTATGTAATGTAATATCTTGTTTTTTCTCACCACTCATTATACTCTCACTACTCCTTTTAGGGTGAAGAAACACTTTCTGTTTACCTGGAATACGTTTCTGGTGGTTCCATACATAAATTACTTCAAGAGTATGGTGCTTTTGGGGAGCCGGTTATACAAAATTACACTAGGCAAATCCTCTCCGGCCTTGCCTATTTACATGAAAGAAATACAGTACACAGGTAATGGCTGTCCCGGTGCAACATTGACAATTTAGTGTAATTTGTTTATTTCAAATTAAAGTTGACCGAAACATTTGTACGGTTTTACAGGGATATTAAAGGTGCAAACATATTGGTAGATCCCAATGGAGAAATCAAGCTAGCAGACTTTGGCATGGCAAAACATGTATGCAATTTTATCCATCTGACTAAAAATAATTTTGTTCTACTGAATTTTGAATGAAATGGAATTCCACAGGTCTAATAGATGAATCGGAAACACGTTAGTTATAACCCATAAGTTTATATAAGAAACAGTATGGATAAAAAAAATGTCACCGTCAATTCATATTCTTTCTTAACTAGATTATGGCTAATCCCATAAAGTTCCCTCTTTCCAACAACCAATAATTGTTAAAAGGACCAGTAAATCTGctaaaaatattaattttctgatgttattgaagaaatttgagaaaaaaagTTAATTCTACATGTCTGATGAAAGAAGGCGTATTGATTCTTATATTGCGTTTTAAACTCAGATCACGAATTGTACTTCAATGCTTTCCTTCAAAGGAAGTCCTTACTGGATGGCCCCTGAGGTATCTTACTCTGTCTCTTCTATAAAGCTATATGCATACAAACTCCCTTTTATTCTCTTTTTTTCTCTCTTAAAAATCCTTCTACTCGGCCTTGTATCTATCTAAAACATTTCTTCGTTTTGGATGCTCGTGTTCATGTCTGTATCAGGTTGTAATGAACTCAAATGGATATAACCTTGCGGTTGACATATGGAGCTTAGGTTGTACAATTCTTGAAATGGCTACATCAAAACCACCATGGGGCCAATATGAAGGGGTAAGTTATTTGTGGTTTTGTGGTTATATCTGATTAAAAATCTTTTTTCAGATTGACATTGTGGGATCTGGGACTAATCTTTCCTTGTGTTTGATGTTCTGTAGGTGGCTGCTATATTTAAGATTGGAAATAGCAAAGAGATTCCTGAAATTCCTAATCATCTATCTGCTGAGGCCAAAAATTTTATAAGACAATGTTTGCAACGAGACCCATCTTCACGACCTTCTGCCTCCCAATTATTAGATCACCCTTTTGTCAGAGACCAAGCTACTACAAGAGTTGCCAATGTAAACATAACGAAGGAAGCGTTCCCCCACACTTTTGACGGGAGCCGCACACCAGTAAATCTCTTAGAGCCCTGTACTTATTCAGCCTTGTTACAAAGCCAACTTAAAGTTTTAATCCCAACAGCAGCTTATGATAGAAAGAAAATGTCAGTCTCAATATAATTTAATTTGAATTTGCGTTAGCAGCAGGAGGATTCTACACTGATTCAACCTGAACTGCATGAATGTCACTAATCTTTTCACATTAATTGTGATAGATGTAATAGCATCCAAATCTTGGTTGCTTGAAAAGTCATTCGTCAGCTTGAAAATGGCATGTGTGAGCTTTATAAAATGGATAATGAATTAAAAGTTCAAAAGAAAAATCACAATGTGGTAAAGGGAATGTCCCCCATTATAAGACTTAGCATCAAGCATATTAAATGTTTGCTGcgaaaagtatttttattaatgGCCATTAGATAAGAGAGTTTGATGCATCTAGAATAACACTACATAATACCATTTGGGTGGCTTACTATGATTCATTTTTGCGCCCATTTAACATGTCATAAAATCTGTGATATTGCTTCATGAATTGTTTGATATTTCTGCAATTGTATCTCCGTAATGAATTGTTAGACATGTGCTATTCACTTGCCTAAAGTTTGCAATTTTTAGAAGCCTTTGCTGGCTTGCTGTCTATCTTAATTGTTCAAACTAGAAGATACTGGATAATGGCGTTAAATGAGCTGATCCTTCTTTGATTGTTAGGAGATGCGTGTAGTTAACACCTTATATGttctttattattattttaattgcGTCTGCATGGTTAAAATGTTGCCAATTATGTGTTACCTTTTACTTGTACCAGACTGCACAAGAGATGCGGTCCAACAGAACAAATATTGGTCCTTTTGATGGAGATCATCTCCGTGCAACAAAATCTTCTTTCGACGTAGATCATTTCCGTGCAAAAACAGGATTCACTGCATCAAGAGATTTGATCATCCCAAGGTTAGCCTAACTAGATCCTATATTACTTAAGCTCTACTCATTATGATTTCTTTTGCTAGGTATTTATTTTAGTCCATTACATCAAGTAACAGGTTCTCTTTCTTTCTTCGCAGAAATAATGCAAGAACAATCATATCTCTGCCAGTATCTCCTACTTCAAGCCCCTTACGACAGTATGGACCTGCCTATCAGAGTTGCTATTTATCTCCTCCACACCCATCGTTTGCTATGGCAGGGCAGAGCAGTTATAATTCTAACGAATTTTCTGTGAGATCCAACACAAAAAACTTGCTAGATCCATGGTTTGAAATCCCCCAGTACAGGTCTCAAACACCACCTAACAGATCTCCAAGAAGAGGACCTATTTGAGCACGAGATGAACTGACACTCCAATATAGGTTGCTGACTGGCTAAGTGGTATCACACCTTACACGGTATTTGTAAGTATCTGCTATTCCTTTTGCTCTCCAGTGAGCCTTCAGTTGATTCTAACGCCTAATAGGAATCTGGATGTGAAATAGTGGTTTTTCTTGTGACACCCAGTATCTATACTGAATGTCGTCTCCCCTTATATAATAAGGGAATGTAAATGCAAAGTGAATAGGATGATCTTTACATTTGTATTCGAACATACAGAAATTTGTCTCCGGAACACATGGACATTGAAGAGGAAGCTAGGTAGGGGAAAAGAGTTTGTGATTTGTCAAATCTTGTTTTTTCAATTTTCTTTTAATGCATAGTTCAAGAATCAAGAAGTGCCGAGAGAATATAGATAATGCAGTATATATACTTTAAAGTAGTTCCCTTGCGATCGGCTGGTGTCGTATTAGTGTGAAACAAACAACTATCAATCTCGGAAAAACTGGTACTTTACCATGCTTGAAGTTGAAGAGCAGACGATGAAGACTGTTAGTGAGACAGTGTTTGTGACCCCTACACTTAAAAGCCAAGAACAAATCCACTTCTAAATGCAAATGATTGCGAAAGCCTTCTAAAATCTATCCTACAGAAGGCATCAAATGAATTTTCTTCTAAGTGTAAATCGATAAAAATTCATACTGCAAAAAATCTGAAGGAAAAAGTTGGCGTGAACATGGTTAAAGCAGAAAGATTTGTACCCTTCATGTTCTAATTAGCAAAAATTGTGTTGATGCAAACAATCAAACAAAcaaaagacaactgaagtcaataaTCAATGCTATAATTTAATAGTAATGTTAATTTGTCATTAAccaacaaaattaaaaataatcaACTGTGGTGATGTAATAATTAAACGTCTTTGCTAGGTTAAGATAGGCTGGAACAAAAAATAAAATAGTAGGCATGACAGTTACGTAAACAATGCGATCCTCCCTGTAAATATATTCCATTTCAGTCCGGCAGCGCCACGTTGGACCGCCGTACTGAATCACTTTCAGACAACCTACACTTCTGTTAATCTCTGTAACACAGAATCTCGAATATATAGATCAATGTTTTCATAGTCTTCGTAAACTTCAGGTACCGCCCCTGCCCTGCTTTATTATATTCCATGcacgtttatgttccattacaaACTATCTTCCGTTCGAATCAGTGAAATAGTTAACTTTCATGTTGCAGATGTTAACTACTTTAGGCTTATGTAGGTTTAGGGTTAGGTTTGTAGACTAAAATAGGGTTGAACATGACTAATAATAGATACGTAGGTGTTTGTTTTAATACAATCTAATTTCAGAATCTAGATTGAATAGATACCTTTTAGTAGGGAAACTTAAAAACTGTAGTTGTGTTGGCATTACAATTTGTAATAATGTGATGATTGATTTTTACTAATGTGTTAGGTGTTTTATAATCAGGTTTGTCAAGAATTTAGGGATCAAATATTTTGTGATTTAACATGCTACATGACCCGATGTGTATAAATTGGGTTTTGAGTATATAGATTTTCAGATGAGTTCTTATACTTGCAGATTGATTTTCTGCATTTAACTTCAGATGCTTGAATTGAACTTGTTAGCCCCAATCCCCATATTTTTCTATGAAGCCATCTAGCAATAAAGAGTTGGATGTAGAAAGTGGAAAGTTTGATAGCGAAAGAGAAAAGCTGATACCAAGTGCTAGACCAGTTCAAAAAAACAATCAGGCATTTTTATCTGGTTTATCGTATTGCCTTTCATCATGTAGCATGATACTGGTTAACAAGTATGTTCTCTCCAGCTACGATTTTAATGCCGGAATATCTTTAATGCTCTACCAGGTTATTACTTTTTTCTGATGTGCTTAAATGTGTTTATAACTTCTGTGTATTATAAATACTCTGCGTACTTAAGAATGTTTTACATGTCTGCAGAACTTTATTTCGGTTTTTATTGTGTCTATGCTGAGTACTCTTGGTGTAATATCGACAGAGGCATTGACAAGGAAACTGATCAAGGCGTGGTTACCTGTTAATGTAATTTTTGTTGGAATGCTAATCACAAGCATGTTCAGGTATGAATTTCTTCCTATTTTTTCTACAACCAATGCTTATCTACTTATTTCAGTTTTTGCCCTAAATCTTGATGTTACGGGTGTCTGTTTATGGCAACTTGTTGGGCTTATTATCTTAGTCTCTTGGAATTTTTCTTAAAGTTGGATATTATGCAGTCTAAGGTACATTAATGTTGCAATGGTCACGGTTCTGAAGAATGTCACAAACGTGATAACAGCAGTTGGTGAAATGTATCTGGTCAGTAAGCATCATGACAACAGAGTTTGGGTTGCACTATTTCTAATGGTACGTTAAGTGGCTACATTACTATCTTGAACATTTGagcaaaatatttcaaaattacTCTGATTCCTTAAATGGTTGAAGATAGTACAAGAAATTATACATAGTTCTGACCAGCGTTAATTTAATTTCATGTCACCTCCTTTAAAAGAAAGTTGTGCTCCGTTTAATGGTCAACTTATCTGTGAATGATTTAGTCACATGCACAAGTCTCTGAAATAGCCACTTCTATAAATAAAGCCAAGGCTGTATTCATCTGATTTTTCCTATATCCGGTATTAACTATTAAGTGCCTTATGTAATGCGTATAAGCTTTCCCTTAATCCAAAAATGATGATTGTCTGAAAGGAGATGCTTACCTCCTGTTTCTGGCACATTCAGTGATTAAAAAGTACTTTCAGAAATTCAAAATTTCCCCATAGATATTTTTTCTGTATCCTGTGAACGGTGTTAAAGGAATTTAGAATATCTGTAGTCTCTGTTCTATTGTTGGGGAATATTTATGCTCCTCAGTTTTTTTATGATTTTGAATTTTGGTGGCATATGGTCATTTTCTATTTAAAGATTTCTGCGGAGTCTATATATGGAGCAGCAAACATTTACAGGTCAAGTACTATGGATTGTTGCGAAATTACTTAGAATGTTGACTTGATTTACTATACAAGATGTCTGATGCTTTGATAAATCCAGCCAGATTCATTTTACTTTAGAATGGAAGTTGCTTTAGATTGTCCTGGTTATTTAACAGCTATTTGTGTGTTGTTTCGGAGGGTAAAACATAAGTCAAGCTTAAACTTGTTCTCTTCATTTTGCAGATCATTTCAGCAATCTCTGGCGGTTTTACTGATCTATCTTTTCATGCCGTTGGATACACATGGCAGCTTATTAACTGTTTCCTGACAGCATCATATTCTGTAGGTGGTTCATTTATGTATTACAATGATGTTTGTTCTCAGTTCTCTCTTCGTGCCAAGTCTATGActatatattttctttttcctCAAACACGGTCTATGGTGTTTGGTCTCAGTTCTCACATGTGCTGTAACACAATTATGGAGTCATAAGATGACATTAGGAATTGCGAGCTTTTTGTAGTGTGAAATACAAAATGTACAAGACACACATCTTTAGCAACTAAAGTGAGGTTAAAATACGACAATATGCTGCAGAATactttataaataatttatagcTTCAATACTGTGCAATtctaattttaattaaaacaccATCCAATATGTTCCAGAATATTCAATACGTAAGACCTAGAATGTATCTGATAGTCAATAAATGAGCCTTTGCTCTGAAGCATTTTGAAGCTCATCAATGACTCTGCTCATATTTCTtgtcaaataattttttttttcacatCGATCCTTTGCCTTCAGTTTATAGATTATGAATTTTGTTTGTGTCCTTTTCGAATGGTTGTGCTGCAGTTAACATTGCGGAGGGTCATGGAAACAGCAAAGCTAGTCACAAAATCAGGAAACCTGAATGAATTTTCGATGGTCTTGCTAAATAACACTCTCTCCTTACCCCTTGGGTTGGTGCTTATATACGTGTTCAATGAGGTGGACTATCTTACTACAACGTGAGTTGTGTTTTATAGCAACCTATAACACTATTTCATAAGTTGTCACTGCATGAATTAACAGTTCTATTAAGTAGGCTTTTGAGAACATAACATATTTTCTTCAGAACTATAATTGGTAAATCTCGATACAGCCTTCGTGGTACTATGAAGTAATTTAGCATGCAAAAGGTTTTTAATGATCAAAGTCATCCAACTCATGTATGCGTGCTCCTTGTTCTGGTCAGATACATACATATAACATCTTTTACATTTATTTGATCAACCCAAATTTATTCTTAACAATCGAGTAAAAACATCATAAATATGTACTCACAACTCTTTGATCAACTCTTTGAACAATTTGTAAACATCCATGTTCATTTCCAACTCTTTGAGTGTGTTTACCTATACACGAGAGAGCATTCATCGATACAGAATAAACTGTTCATAAATACCTTtaacaaaatttacttgtattcaaatattttaatggATAAAATGGTTGTAGAAAAATAATTAGAATGTGAAATCTCTTGTATATAAGGAACATAGCATATCTAAGAGTCCCACTTGTACCTTAACTTTACCCAGACCTCTAAAATTACTTTTAGTAAGCAAGGTTTTCAGTTGAACTACTACTAATAATGTCCTCTGCGTGATTGTAATACTTACTAGTGGCTTTGTAAGTTTGGGATGTCTTTTGGTTTGATTTATAGGGTTAAATCaggtttgtaataacatttgtTTTTCATTTCCAGCCTTCTGATTCTAATATATGTGGTTGTCATTTGCAGTCATTTGGTTATATTATGCTTAGTCTCTCTCGAAAAGAAATACTTGGAAATTTCTTTTTTCTCCTAGAACTTACATTTATTTGTGATGACTGTCAGGCCGCTTCTGAGGCAACCCACCTTCTGGTTGGTGATGACTTTGAGTGGATTATTGGGATTAGCCATCAGCTTTACTTCTATGTGGTTTCTTCATCAAACAAGTGCTACTACCTACAGGTTAGATGATTTGACTTATTATTACAGGAGTTGCTGATCACTGTTTCTGACTCAGTAACACACATCTGTTTCAGGCCATATTTACTTGGCTAATTATTGTTGCAATTTTCATTTTATTATCTGGAGAGAGCATATCACAACTTATTCCATTCTGAAGTTATGACCAAAAATACTATTATGAAGTCTTAATCTGTTTATTTTTTTAAGTCTTAATTAAATTCGGTGGTTTCAGAGTAAAAAATGCAATATTTTTCCCAATAAAGGAGCCAAATATTTATCCTTTACAGTTGATGATAATAAAAGAAAACGTGAAAAAGCAGTTTAAGACGGTACTGCAAGTCGTCAATAAGGTTATGCGATGTAAGTAGACGTCCTCTGAAGTCATACATGTCTTTTCTTCTCGGGAAACGAAGCGAAAAACATAAAAAGATTAGTAAGGATATCAATTTTTCCTCTTGTTTACCTTATCCTTGTAACTATAGCAGTCGGGTACTTACTTTTAGTTAAAAGATGACCTCAGTCAACTCTACGTAAGTAAAAATTCTGGTAATAAAGACAGAGATTCAACTGCTAAACCAATCTGTCAATATATGATTTTCAAGCCTATCACTTGAAACATTTAAATGTGTTGTAGAATCCTACCGAATTAGGAGAGTCCAAAGATAGGGATAATCAATGCATTCCATGTCAACCGTGAATATCTCTTAAAAAGATAGGGTCTTCTTGCCTTGCTTCTAGGTACTGGACCTTATTCATGGGTGTCTTTAGGTGCCAATGGTGTGAACTTATCCTAGGACATGCTATGAATGTTAAAAACATGTCAAGTTACCTTAATGAAGGCAAT
This window contains:
- the LOC141673054 gene encoding mitogen-activated protein kinase kinase kinase 3-like isoform X3, whose protein sequence is MPPWWNKKSSKTKEDQKNKYSNTNTLHQNLSRDKKDVFFKDSKPRSFDEVLINKGSPRISKEINKNGSGSSGFSGFESDQKAHPLPRPCNFSLGVDQTGGLGFGSGSVSSVSSSGSSDDHSQFGIFSRGHDDTKFLQPPRSPGPGSRVATTTSSPRHPRFSGTSLDTPEKLEDGKIECHPLPLPPGSPTSPSSLPKLRTPATGDHSPCQLSKWKKGKLLGRGTFGHVYLGFNSESGQMCAIKEVKLVIDDQTSKECLKQLNQEIALLSKLSQRNIVQYLGSELGEETLSVYLEYVSGGSIHKLLQEYGAFGEPVIQNYTRQILSGLAYLHERNTVHRDIKGANILVDPNGEIKLADFGMAKHITNCTSMLSFKGSPYWMAPEVVMNSNGYNLAVDIWSLGCTILEMATSKPPWGQYEGVAAIFKIGNSKEIPEIPNHLSAEAKNFIRQCLQRDPSSRPSASQLLDHPFVRDQATTRVANVNITKEAFPHTFDGSRTPVNLLEPYCTRDAVQQNKYWSF
- the LOC141673054 gene encoding mitogen-activated protein kinase kinase kinase 3-like isoform X1; the encoded protein is MPPWWNKKSSKTKEDQKNKYSNTNTLHQNLSRDKKDVFFKDSKPRSFDEVLINKGSPRISKEINKNGSGSSGFSGFESDQKAHPLPRPCNFSLGVDQTGGLGFGSGSVSSVSSSGSSDDHSQFGIFSRGHDDTKFLQPPRSPGPGSRVATTTSSPRHPRFSGTSLDTPEKLEDGKIECHPLPLPPGSPTSPSSLPKLRTPATGDHSPCQLSKWKKGKLLGRGTFGHVYLGFNSESGQMCAIKEVKLVIDDQTSKECLKQLNQEIALLSKLSQRNIVQYLGSELGEETLSVYLEYVSGGSIHKLLQEYGAFGEPVIQNYTRQILSGLAYLHERNTVHRDIKGANILVDPNGEIKLADFGMAKHITNCTSMLSFKGSPYWMAPEVVMNSNGYNLAVDIWSLGCTILEMATSKPPWGQYEGVAAIFKIGNSKEIPEIPNHLSAEAKNFIRQCLQRDPSSRPSASQLLDHPFVRDQATTRVANVNITKEAFPHTFDGSRTPTAQEMRSNRTNIGPFDGDHLRATKSSFDVDHFRAKTGFTASRDLIIPRNNARTIISLPVSPTSSPLRQYGPAYQSCYLSPPHPSFAMAGQSSYNSNEFSVRSNTKNLLDPWFEIPQYRSQTPPNRSPRRGPI
- the LOC141673054 gene encoding mitogen-activated protein kinase kinase kinase 3-like isoform X2, with the protein product MPPWWNKKSSKTKEDQKNKYSNTNTLHQNLSRDKKDVFFKDSKPRSFDEVLINKGSPRISKEINKNGSGSSGFSGFESDQKAHPLPRPCNFSLGVDQTGGLGFGSGSVSSVSSSGSSDDHSQFGIFRGHDDTKFLQPPRSPGPGSRVATTTSSPRHPRFSGTSLDTPEKLEDGKIECHPLPLPPGSPTSPSSLPKLRTPATGDHSPCQLSKWKKGKLLGRGTFGHVYLGFNSESGQMCAIKEVKLVIDDQTSKECLKQLNQEIALLSKLSQRNIVQYLGSELGEETLSVYLEYVSGGSIHKLLQEYGAFGEPVIQNYTRQILSGLAYLHERNTVHRDIKGANILVDPNGEIKLADFGMAKHITNCTSMLSFKGSPYWMAPEVVMNSNGYNLAVDIWSLGCTILEMATSKPPWGQYEGVAAIFKIGNSKEIPEIPNHLSAEAKNFIRQCLQRDPSSRPSASQLLDHPFVRDQATTRVANVNITKEAFPHTFDGSRTPTAQEMRSNRTNIGPFDGDHLRATKSSFDVDHFRAKTGFTASRDLIIPRNNARTIISLPVSPTSSPLRQYGPAYQSCYLSPPHPSFAMAGQSSYNSNEFSVRSNTKNLLDPWFEIPQYRSQTPPNRSPRRGPI
- the LOC141673056 gene encoding GDP-mannose transporter GONST1-like isoform X1, with the protein product MKPSSNKELDVESGKFDSEREKLIPSARPVQKNNQAFLSGLSYCLSSCSMILVNKYVLSSYDFNAGISLMLYQNFISVFIVSMLSTLGVISTEALTRKLIKAWLPVNVIFVGMLITSMFSLRYINVAMVTVLKNVTNVITAVGEMYLVSKHHDNRVWVALFLMIISAISGGFTDLSFHAVGYTWQLINCFLTASYSLTLRRVMETAKLVTKSGNLNEFSMVLLNNTLSLPLGLVLIYVFNEVDYLTTTPLLRQPTFWLVMTLSGLLGLAISFTSMWFLHQTSATTYSLVGSLNKIPLSIAGIFLFKVPTSLENSASILIGLVAGVFFARAKVQERSQS
- the LOC141673056 gene encoding GDP-mannose transporter GONST1-like isoform X2 encodes the protein MKPSSNKELDVESGKFDSEREKLIPSARPVQKNNQAFLSGLSYCLSSCSMILVNKYVLSSYDFNAGISLMLYQNFISVFIVSMLSTLGVISTEALTRKLIKAWLPVNVIFVGMLITSMFSLRYINVAMVTVLKNVTNVITAVGEMYLVSKHHDNRVWVALFLMIISAISGGFTDLSFHAVGYTWQLINCFLTASYSLTLRRVMETAKLVTKSGNLNEFSMVLLNNTLSLPLGLVLIYVFNEAASEATHLLVGDDFEWIIGISHQLYFYVVSSSNKCYYLQSCGITEQDTSFDCWHFSFQSPNQSGKFCEHSDWPSCWSVLCKGQGAGEITILTT
- the LOC141673056 gene encoding GDP-mannose transporter GONST1-like isoform X3 → MLITSMFSLRYINVAMVTVLKNVTNVITAVGEMYLVSKHHDNRVWVALFLMIISAISGGFTDLSFHAVGYTWQLINCFLTASYSLTLRRVMETAKLVTKSGNLNEFSMVLLNNTLSLPLGLVLIYVFNEVDYLTTTPLLRQPTFWLVMTLSGLLGLAISFTSMWFLHQTSATTYSLVGSLNKIPLSIAGIFLFKVPTSLENSASILIGLVAGVFFARAKVQERSQS